The genomic window GCGCGGCAAAGACCGCAGCACAGGCCAAGCTTGATGAAATCAATGCGGATGCTGGCTGGATCTTCAAGAAAGGCGCGCTCGACTTCGCAGGCGGCACGGTCGTTCACATCAACGCCGGTATCGCGGGCCTCGTTGGCGCTCTCATCATCGGCAAGCGTACCGGCTACGGCAAGGAGCTGATGGCTCCGCACTCGCTGACCATGACCATGATCGGCGCTGCCCTGCTCTGGGTCGGCTGGTTCGGCTTCAATGCCGGCTCGAACCTTGAAGCCAACGGTGGCGCTGCGCTCGCCATGACCAACACTTTCGTTGCAACTGCAGCGGCCGCAATGTCGTGGATGTTCGCCGAGTGGATGGTCAAGGGACATCCCTCCCTGCTCGGTGCCTTGTCCGGCGCCGTCGCAGGCCTCGTTGCGGTCACACCGGCGGCTGGTTTCTCCGGTCCGATGGGCGCGATCGTACTCGGCCTCGTAGTTGGCGTGGTCTGCCTGTTCTTCTGCACCGTCGTGAAGAACGCGCTCGGCTATGACGACTCTCTCGACGTGTTCGGCATCCACTGCGTCGGCGGAATCATCGGCGCCCTCGGCACCGGCATCCTCGTCAATCCGGCCCTCGGCGGCACGGGCGTGATGGACTACGTGGCAGGCAAGGTCGGCGACTACGACTTCGCGGCACAGATGACCTCGCAGATCTGGGGCGTCTGCACCACGTTGGTGTGGTCGGGCATCGGATCGGCAATCCTGTTCAAGGTCGTCGACGTCGTGATCGGCCTCCGCGTCACCGTCGACAAGGAGCGCGAAGGCCTCGACGTCACCGAACACACGGAACGCGCCTACAACATGTGAGACAACGGTTGGGGCACAAACCCGGCAATGCCCCGTCCGTCGAAGGGCTCCAGCGCAAGCTGGGGCCCTTCACTTTTTCAGCCCTTGATTTGCCCCGAAGTGGCCGGAAAAACCGATGGTTAATCGCGTCTTAACCTCGCAGAACCTATGGTGATGTGATCAGTTCTGCGCGATCTGATCCTAGTGTGGCGGTTCTGAAGTCCGCATCATTCGTGCGGCGAGTCCGGAATGCGGACTTCAGAACCAAAGCCACACTGGAACAATAACTTGCTAGAGCCCTTCGATTCCGAAGTTCGCAGATGAACGAGCAGCAAAATGATGCGAACTTCGGAATCGGGACTCTCGTCGACGGAACCTCAAGTATTGGCGTTTTAAAATGGCGATGACCGCTTCTTCCCGCACGGCTCCTGGTGCCGGCGCCCAAGATGGCGAGCGCTCGCCCTTTGCCCGGCTGGCGGATCTCCTGAGCCCGTACAAGCCCGGTAAGCCATTGATAAATATGTCACTTGGCGAACCGCAACATCCCGTCCCGGGTTTTGTCGGCCCAATTGTCGCGAACCATATCGCCGATTTCGGACGCTATCCGATCGCCAAGGGGATTGAGCCGTTTCGCCGCGCCGCCGCGGGCTGGGCATCGAAGCGATTCGACCTGGCCCGTGCCCTCGATCCGGAAACCGAAGTTCTGGTGCTGAATGGCAGCCGTGAGGGGCTGTTTTTCGCGGCCATCGCCGCTAGCCGGTACGTCAGCCCGCGCAAGGGCACTCCAGCGATCCTGATGCCGAACCCATTTTATCCCGCCTATGCGGCCGGTGCTCGGGCGGCCGGATGCGAGGCGGTGTTCCTGCCAGCCACCCGCGAAAATGGGTTCCTGCCGGACCTGGGCTCCCTGAGTGCAGAGACGCTCGATCGAACCGTGGCCTTCTATCTCGCCTCACCAGCCAATCCACAGGGCTCGGTGGCGACACGGGATTATTTCGATCGCATCAAACAGCTCGCGGACCGTCACGGCTTCATGGTGCTCAGCGATGAGTGCTATTCCGAAATCTATACGGAGAAGGCGCCGGGCAGCATCCTAAGCTCTGCCGGGCCGGATTTTGCCAACGTGGCCGCGTTCCAATCGCTCTCAAAGCGATCGAACCTGCCGGGAATGCGCGTTGGCTTTGTCGCCGGCGACAAGGCATTCCTTAGTCGCTTCCACGAATTGCGCAATGTCGCCGCTCCACAGGTGCCGGTGCCGCTGCAGCATGTGGCTGTCGCGGCCTACAGCAACGAAACTCATGTCGAAGAAAATCGGCGTCTCTACAAAATAAAATTCGATCTTGCGGATCAGATACTCGGCCAGCGATTCGGCTATCGCCGGCCGGCCGGGGGCTTCTGCATCTGGCTCGACGTCTCAGCGCACGGCGGTGACGAAGCCGCCGCAGTGAAGCTCTTCAAGGAAGGCGGCGTGCGCGTCATCCCGGGAAGCTACCTGGCTCGCACACAAGCCGACGGCAGCAATCCTGGCGCCGGATATATCCGCGTTGCCATGGTGCAGGACAGCGAGACGACCGCTGAGGGGTTGCATCGTATGGTTGAAGTCTTGAACGAGTCGCGGGGTTAACTCACGCCATGCCAGCGATCGAGCGCGTCATCCCCATCGTCGGCCAGATCTCAGACCCGGTCCGCGAAATGCTGGCCCGGCGTTTACGCGAGCTTGCAGGGCTTGGCGTGCTGTCGCTCGCATGCGTTATCGCGGCAGCACTGATGACGTGGTCCGTGCAGGATCCAAGTCTTAGCCACGCAACCTCGGGACCCATTCGCAATCTCATCGGACGTCCCGGCGCAATTGGGGCCGATCTGCTGATGCAAATTTTCGGCCTTGGTTCGATTATGCTGGTCCTGCCGATCGCTGTCTGGGGATGGCGGCTGCTGACCCACCGTTTCTTTGACCGCGAAGCTTTACGGATCGCCTGCTGGATACTCTGCGCAGTGGTCGCAGCCGGTCTCGCAAGCTGCCTGCCGCGCAGTGGCGCGTGGCCGCTTCCGACGGGGCTTGGAGGCGTGGTCGGTGACGGACTCGTACGCGTTCCCGCTGTCATTTTCGGTCCGCCGGGTTTGATCTATCGCGGCGTCCTCGGCTTCATCCTGTTTGCGACAATGGTTGCGAGCTTCCTGTTCGCAAGCGGCGCAGGATCTCAAGAGAAGATCGTCGAACGGACACGCCCGCCGATGATCGACGAGGAGGACGAGGAATTCACCGACGAAGAAGACGATCGTCGCTCGGTTTCGCTCGGCTGGATCGTTCACGCCATCATGAGCGCGAAAGCGCGCGCAATGCGCTTGTTCTCATCGATTTTCGCAATGATGCTTGGGCGCAACGAAGATGCCCGTGCTGCCCGATCATTTGAGCGGATGGAGCCCAACCTTGGTGGCGGGCGCAGAAGCCCATCGCTTGTGCCGGAAGCTGAAGAAGAAGAAGAATACGAAGAAGAAGAGGGGGAGGAAGAAGAGGACGAGGAAGAGGAAGAGCCGGTTTCCCGCTCACGCAAGCGCGCCGAACCGAAGTCCTCAAACCGTAAAGGCGTATTCGTTCTCCCTCCCATTTCTGTCCTTGCAGCACCAAAAGCCTCGGATCGCCTGACACTCAGTAAGGACGAACTGGAAGAAAATTCCCGAGCGCTCGAAGGCGTTCTGCAGGACTTCGGCGTTCGCGGCGAGATTGTGAAAGCGAACCCCGGCCCTGTCGTCACGCTGTACGAGCTGGAGCCTGCGCCCGGCATCAAGTCGTCGCGCGTGATTGGTCTTGCCGACGATATCGCTCGCTCCATGAGTGCGATCTCCGCCCGTGTAGCAGTGGTCGCCGGCCGCAACGCCATCGGCATCGAATTACCGAATGCGAAGCGCGAGAAGGTTTATCTGCGCGAACTTCTGACCGCCAAGGAAGGTGTCGAAAGCAACGCCAAGCTCCCGCTTTGCCTCGGCAAGACCATTGGCGGTGACCCGGTCATCATCGATTTGGCGCGTACTCCGCATATGCTGATCGCCGGTACGACCGGCTCGGGCAAATCGGTCGCCATCAACACCATGATCCTGTCGCTGGTCTATCGGCTCCGGCCTGATCAGTGCCGACTCATCATGGTCGATCCGAAGATGCTCGAACTCTCCGTTTATGATGGCATTCCGCACCTTCTGACACCGGTCGTGACGGATCCGAAAAAGGCCGTCGTCGCGCTGAAGTGGGCGGTGCGGGAGATGGAGCAGCGCTACAAGAACATGTCCAAGCTCGGTGTGCGCAACATCGACGGTTACAATGCTCGCGTCGCCGAAGCCAAAGCGAAAGGCGAAGAGCTGACGCGCACGGTGCACACCGGCTTCGACAAGGAGACCGGCAAGGCAATCTACGAAGAAGAGAAGCTCGAGCTGGAGCCGCTGCCCTACATCGTCATCATCGTCGACGAAATGGCGGACCTGATGATGGTAGCGGGCAAGGACATCGAAGGCGCCGTGCAGCGGCTCGCGCAGATGGCCCGCGCCGCTGGCCTGCACGTGATCCTGGCCACACAGCGGCCATCCGTTGACGTCATCACCGGTACCATCAAGGCAAACTTCCCGACCCGCATTTCCTTCCAGGTCACATCGAAGATCGACAGCCGCACCATCCTCGGTGAAATGGGTGCGGAGCAGCTACTTGGTCAGGGCGACATGCTCTACATGGCCGGCGGCGGTCGCATCAGCCGTGTCCACGGACCGTTCGTGTCGGACGAAGAGGTCGAGAAGATCGTTCGCCACCTCAAAACACAAGGTCA from Nitrobacteraceae bacterium AZCC 1564 includes these protein-coding regions:
- a CDS encoding N-succinyldiaminopimelate aminotransferase (product_source=KO:K14267; cath_funfam=3.40.640.10,3.90.1150.10; cog=COG0436; ko=KO:K14267; pfam=PF00155; superfamily=53383); amino-acid sequence: MAMTASSRTAPGAGAQDGERSPFARLADLLSPYKPGKPLINMSLGEPQHPVPGFVGPIVANHIADFGRYPIAKGIEPFRRAAAGWASKRFDLARALDPETEVLVLNGSREGLFFAAIAASRYVSPRKGTPAILMPNPFYPAYAAGARAAGCEAVFLPATRENGFLPDLGSLSAETLDRTVAFYLASPANPQGSVATRDYFDRIKQLADRHGFMVLSDECYSEIYTEKAPGSILSSAGPDFANVAAFQSLSKRSNLPGMRVGFVAGDKAFLSRFHELRNVAAPQVPVPLQHVAVAAYSNETHVEENRRLYKIKFDLADQILGQRFGYRRPAGGFCIWLDVSAHGGDEAAAVKLFKEGGVRVIPGSYLARTQADGSNPGAGYIRVAMVQDSETTAEGLHRMVEVLNESRG
- a CDS encoding S-DNA-T family DNA segregation ATPase FtsK/SpoIIIE (product_source=KO:K03466; cath_funfam=1.10.10.10,3.40.50.300; cog=COG1674; ko=KO:K03466; pfam=PF01580,PF09397,PF13491,PF17854; smart=SM00382,SM00843; superfamily=46785,52540; transmembrane_helix_parts=Inside_1_28,TMhelix_29_51,Outside_52_77,TMhelix_78_100,Inside_101_112,TMhelix_113_135,Outside_136_161,TMhelix_162_184,Inside_185_218,TMhelix_219_236,Outside_237_823); the encoded protein is MPAIERVIPIVGQISDPVREMLARRLRELAGLGVLSLACVIAAALMTWSVQDPSLSHATSGPIRNLIGRPGAIGADLLMQIFGLGSIMLVLPIAVWGWRLLTHRFFDREALRIACWILCAVVAAGLASCLPRSGAWPLPTGLGGVVGDGLVRVPAVIFGPPGLIYRGVLGFILFATMVASFLFASGAGSQEKIVERTRPPMIDEEDEEFTDEEDDRRSVSLGWIVHAIMSAKARAMRLFSSIFAMMLGRNEDARAARSFERMEPNLGGGRRSPSLVPEAEEEEEYEEEEGEEEEDEEEEEPVSRSRKRAEPKSSNRKGVFVLPPISVLAAPKASDRLTLSKDELEENSRALEGVLQDFGVRGEIVKANPGPVVTLYELEPAPGIKSSRVIGLADDIARSMSAISARVAVVAGRNAIGIELPNAKREKVYLRELLTAKEGVESNAKLPLCLGKTIGGDPVIIDLARTPHMLIAGTTGSGKSVAINTMILSLVYRLRPDQCRLIMVDPKMLELSVYDGIPHLLTPVVTDPKKAVVALKWAVREMEQRYKNMSKLGVRNIDGYNARVAEAKAKGEELTRTVHTGFDKETGKAIYEEEKLELEPLPYIVIIVDEMADLMMVAGKDIEGAVQRLAQMARAAGLHVILATQRPSVDVITGTIKANFPTRISFQVTSKIDSRTILGEMGAEQLLGQGDMLYMAGGGRISRVHGPFVSDEEVEKIVRHLKTQGQPEYLEAVTAEEESEEDGAVFDSTGMGGGGENDLFAQAVAIVKRDRKASTSYIQRRLQIGYNRAATLMERMEQEGIVGQANHAGKREILVGEEEDRFG
- a CDS encoding Amt family ammonium transporter (product_source=KO:K03320; cath_funfam=1.10.3430.10; cleavage_site_network=SignalP-TM; cog=COG0004; ko=KO:K03320; pfam=PF00909; superfamily=111352; tigrfam=TIGR00836; transmembrane_helix_parts=Inside_1_6,TMhelix_7_29,Outside_30_38,TMhelix_39_61,Inside_62_72,TMhelix_73_95,Outside_96_128,TMhelix_129_151,Inside_152_157,TMhelix_158_180,Outside_181_227,TMhelix_228_250,Inside_251_262,TMhelix_263_282,Outside_283_291,TMhelix_292_314,Inside_315_320,TMhelix_321_343,Outside_344_346,TMhelix_347_369,Inside_370_380,TMhelix_381_403,Outside_404_428,TMhelix_429_451,Inside_452_480) encodes the protein MTLKRPTSAGLAALAVGLFATTAAYAAPTINKGDNAWVMTSAILVLLMTIPGLALFYGGLVRSKNMLSVLAQVFYCVCIVTVIWAVYGYSLAFTGGSDFIGGFSKAFMAGITTDSAAATFSVDANISELVYFCFQLTFAAITPALIVGAFAERTKFAAFALFIPLWVTLIYFPIAHMVWYWPGPDAISDAAKALAAAADGAAKTAAQAKLDEINADAGWIFKKGALDFAGGTVVHINAGIAGLVGALIIGKRTGYGKELMAPHSLTMTMIGAALLWVGWFGFNAGSNLEANGGAALAMTNTFVATAAAAMSWMFAEWMVKGHPSLLGALSGAVAGLVAVTPAAGFSGPMGAIVLGLVVGVVCLFFCTVVKNALGYDDSLDVFGIHCVGGIIGALGTGILVNPALGGTGVMDYVAGKVGDYDFAAQMTSQIWGVCTTLVWSGIGSAILFKVVDVVIGLRVTVDKEREGLDVTEHTERAYNM